The DNA region TAAACTGATTTTTAACTATAACTTCAATATGCTATACTTATGAGCAATCGAATAGTGCCACATAAAATGTGACGGATGGAGTAACTACTTTTAGGCTATTGAGTCTTAATAAAACTTAGTACATCCAAACCTAGGAggaaatataagaaaaaagataatgaaatcATCTATGCATAATTTATTATTCTGCATGAAGACTATAATAAATTAAACCATGCAAACATGTCATAAGATAGGATTAATTCAGAGTTTTGATATATTAAATGCTTACCTCTTGGTCAGATTTTATTTTTGGAGAAGTCATAGGAGAGTGACCATCAACTGCTTCCCAGTGGTTTGAGGATATTTCTTTAATGGAAGGAGTAGTCATGGGTGAGGAGTCAGCTGCTTCACTACTTAGCTTAATAGACCTTTCTTCAATTGATGGAGTTGGAGCAGGACTTGGACTATTTGAACTTACATAAGCTGAAATGCTCTGCGTTCCCACATCTCTTGTAATGTTAATGTCTTTCTTCTCTACAATTACAAGTGTAGAAACACAAAAAATATTGTGAGTAGAATAAATTAAGGATGATTAATAGTAGTGTTGAACgtttaattaagaaaatgaaagtATATTCTCTCTAATAGGTTAAACTTTTAAATGAGGTGATCGTGTGTTTGAACATGTTATCAGGTAAAAGTTCTGGGGTCAAGTGAAAAATTTCACACATGAGGAGACAAACAtgttggaaaaataattaactaaagAAAAGTGTAGATAACTTAACTTGAGGTAGTCACACATCTTAACAAAAACATTGTGAGTAGAACAAAAGGATAGTTAACAACgttcaaaatataattaagtaaataaaagggCATCATCTTTAACAAGTTAAGCTTTTAGACGGGGCGTTCACATATTTTAACATGGTACTAAAGGAGACAGGCATCATTGTTTAAATCTTATTGCCACCATTATGAAAAAGAATTTTCACGTGTACGGCCCATGAAAAGGTATCAGACCTGCACGTGATGGGATGCGTTGaagatataataaaataaaaaaattgtaccCTCTATAATTGCTTAAGCCATTAGATTAGGCAGTCACACATTTTAACAAATAACAGtaatgaagaaatgaaaagaaaacaagtgTTTCTCACCTTTGCTTGGGATTTGGATTTCAACTTCATGTGTATGCAAAGAAGGTTTTACATGGTGATTTGTTTGGAATTGTCCTGTATTCTGTATCTGAGAAGGATGAATGAGAGATCCAGAGATGGCAATTCTGCTTGTTGGTTGGCGAAATGATCTTGCACTAAGTATTTTTGTAGACAAACACTCCAATGGAACTTCCCCTGAATACGGATTGCATATGTATTTCTCAGCTTCATTCCACTTTGAATGCAGAGCCAAACCATCTGGTGACATGTATTCCCAACTGTATATT from Lycium ferocissimum isolate CSIRO_LF1 chromosome 2, AGI_CSIRO_Lferr_CH_V1, whole genome shotgun sequence includes:
- the LOC132035559 gene encoding uncharacterized protein LOC132035559; its protein translation is MEQSRKQDESEFNLREWATKARLSREKTNSRRHSASYIRSFREEAKSFRSSVTISSTASSPGYTLREEIDPSKYSFTSALKALQAKTIYSWEYMSPDGLALHSKWNEAEKYICNPYSGEVPLECLSTKILSARSFRQPTSRIAISGSLIHPSQIQNTGQFQTNHHVKPSLHTHEVEIQIPSKEKKDINITRDVGTQSISAYVSSNSPSPAPTPSIEERSIKLSSEAADSSPMTTPSIKEISSNHWEAVDGHSPMTSPKIKSDQEVEVKETGEKEDTKRNEELQGQKGKQRCRQLGGCLSWRNLWMRRTRHREKHKSRNNNIFLCHINGCYKE